gctaccacctcccctcaGAAaggagctaccacctcccctcgAGGAGGGGGTACCACTAAGATATCACCTTCCTCTTGATAGGAAGAATTTGCGTTTAGAATACCAGCTCCACCAGGATGCCCCTGCTGGGGCCCTGAgaaaggcctttaaccctcaactgctcagttgtataaagaGATAATTCTCTGGTTGAGAGTGTCTGCCATATCCAAGCCACTTGCCATGGGAATGTATTCCCTATCCTAggttaaaatgtcaaaatcaaAAATGTCAGTACTGATTGAAGAATTGTCAAAAAAGGGTCTGTAGATGAATACATAATGTTCAGTATTCAATATTATTACTCCTGTGGTTGTCCATGAAACACAATTTTACCTTTCCTTTACCATACAATGTTTATGTGTActtatgtaatgtaaatgtaaatttttacaaTATGTTTCAAACCTGAACATGTACAtgaaaaatgcaaattaaaaaacacactgCCCTTATTAAAACAGGTCTGTACATGTTCTTGGAATTAAAAGAATATTTTGAAGGCTAATAATGAGTATACTTTAGATTGACccgataaataataataaaaaaacaacaacaggtgCTTCAGatgaaatggcaaaaaataataaaataatttaatatataaagaaGAGCAACTGGGACGTGGGCATGGTTTGGCAGTCTGACTTGTGTAGCTATTGtgcaaaatgaataattaaataaatattgtgtgtgagtgtgttatcACAGCATTCTGTGAAATATGATTGTGTAATTGTAGCATTTCTGTACATCACTTAACATTAAGCTGAGTCAGTATTTTGTTTATCTGAAATCCTATGGAAAAACTGCCTCGGAGGTCATGTACATCAGAATATCCTTTAGGATATACTTTTCTCAACAATGAAAATTCTAAATGCCACCATATTTCTGAGGACCTAGATATTCTGGTACAACATTCTTGAGGTTCATAATAACTATATCTCTCAACTCATAAATGGTTCTTTCTGAGTCTGGTGAGAAGTCTCTTAGGCTAATTAGGAAGACATCACAACACCACCTTCCTCTAGTGTACTCTATTCGCCCCCCTATAGTGTCAAAACACAAAAGAACTTGGTTGTACTGCCTTTCGTTTTTTCTCAACTAGTCCAGTTTTTATGTTTCCttaacattttccttttaatcTTCCACATGACATCTCACTTGTCTAATTTCCCCTTCTTGACAACAAGATAAAAAAGTGGATTTAATGTGCTGACATCAATTGATCTTTGCTAATCTTGTAGAACTTCAACATTAAAAAGATTACGATTTTGAGATAAGTTCCTGAACATAGACTTGGCACTCTGTGATGCAAGGAAGTAGAACGGAAGGTTGTCTAAGGTGGAAAACTGAAAGGACTACCAAAGCAGCAAACGCAGGTAGAgtatttttctatttgtttataaGCAAAGTCATGATCTTGTGACTGTGACCTCAGCTTATCTCCAATTTGTCAAGCTCAACCACTTTCCCTCCTCATCTTCTGAAGGAGTTTTAAGATGCTGAATATAACAATCCTTTATTTGATCTTTTGATAGCTTTTGAGGTTAGACGCAAAGGAAACCGAGTCAGTTGTAGAACCAAGCTTACTCTTGTAAGCTAGTTTCATCTGGTCCACAAGGCAACCTGCATTGGCATTTGATTGCCTGAACAACTTGAGGACACCGTCACACTGGTGATTTTGCTCCTCATCCTTCGCAAGAAAGCAAGCAAATAGGAATACTCTGTCTGGATCTCTGGTTCTCCATTCAGTCGTTAACCTTTAGTTAACAAATGTATCAATGTAGAGATCTGCTGTATGAACTGAAGATCTCAATCCAGTATCTGATTCAAAATTGCCATTACGCATTAACTAATGATCTTTTAGGGTCGTGGAACCCAACAAAGGAACCTTGGAAGCAAGGTTGACATAGACCCGATGTTGGTGCCATGCATTCATACCTCCATTGGAAAGTTGCAAAAACATGGTATTAGCTGACCAATGTCACACACTATCCTCAGTGATTAAGACTGTAGATTTTCCAAATGTTGGCTAGATATTTGTGTTCCAGCTGGGATATATTCAAGGTAAATAATTTCACCTActgtttaaaacctttttttaaagaagatgCCTGAAATATCTTGGTAACATGATCTCCAAAGTGCTAGTTAAAAGTTTGGAATTAGATATATCATCTATATTTGTAGTGCTGGAGAGCATCACTGTGGCCCTGGTTTCCATCTGCCGCTCATTGACTTTATCCTAGAAAGAATAACATAAGTGTGCAATTGCAGAACAAGTCTGTGCCGCTTAATAGGGACTTGCACTTACCCAATGTATAAAGTATTGTAACTCCTTTATAGTAACATATCAggatctttttttgtgtttgaatgCCACTTAACAACCCCTGTGCAAGCTCTCTATGACTGTATGGTGTTACAGCTAAACTCTATTGTCATGTAATTCTCAAATGTTGTCTGGCTAGTCTTCAGCTCTGTGACTCATTCTGTGTATCGATGTCAGTGCTGCTCATCTCCCGTCGCACCCACACATCCTCATCGGCAACAACCGACTGCTCGTCTACGCTGGCCACGGACATGGCACACTGCTTCCCCAGATGGGACAGCTTCAAAGCATGCTGAGTTTTGCAGTCTTTGCTTTCAGTCTTAGTTTCCTCTTCATCGTCCTCCAGGGACATGGTCGACACTGGTCCTTCGAGCTCCTGGCTTATGTCTTCATCGTCGCCATCCCCATCGGCATCGCTCAGTACATTAGTCTCTTTTGCTTGCTCTTGTTCCTCATAGCGCTGCAAATCAAACTGCTCCTCCACCCAGCGGTCTGTGTCGCCTGGCTGCAGGGAGGTCTGCGAGTCTGGTGAATCGGCGTCAGTGTCAAACACGATGTCCGTGTCTATGGTGAAGCGGTTTCGCACTAACTTGCGCCGACCCAAAGTACGCGTTGGAGCAGAAGCTGCATACCAAAAGAAAGTGTGTTAGGAGGTAATTTTTGCAAGAAAATCTACAAAAAGATCTAGAGGTTAGCATAGGAGTGTCTGTGTACCTGCTCGGTTCATAGTGGGCCTAGCTCCTTTCAGAGCGCATAGACGCTTCCCTCCAAATGGCACGTACTGCTGGCTGGGGGGGAGACTCTCTGTCTTCAGCAGCTGCcgtctctgtttgtctcttaAAATGGAGTGCACAGTCTTCAGGAAGTCCTTCTTGCTTTCGGGAGAACTAAAGACAAGCCAAAGAAGGGGCACAAAGCAAGAACTTCAGACCTTAGTATTGTTGAAAATATATAGAGCACATTATACACTCTTGCTAAGATGCTTTTAGGGTCCCAAAATCAAACTGTATCAAATTGGTATGTGCGAAACTGGCGATACTGTCACGATAATTCTAATTCTGTTTATAGGAATATGCACTAATACTATTACCTTAACCTCTTTTGTTTTGTGAGAATAAGAGCACTGGACAGAGTCAGAGGGTAGCACCAAACCAACAACTGGTACACTGATATCACTAAAGCAATAGACAACTGACCTACTCAAATTTTCATGTCATTTCTACCAAACATGCCTCTGCAAGTTAATCCATGTAATTAGCTGAAGAAATCTAACCACcgatattaaataaacaaagccGATTTTTACATACTAACCTACTGAAATTCAAACAACCTGCTAACAAATGTCTTAGATAAACATTTTATgctttttcatttccttcttgTGTACTACCCTTAATAAATCTGACTATGCACTGACACAGATGGAATCCAAATATAGACAGATGAAAAGTCAAACAAGCCAGGACTCCAGCCAAATTGTGGTCATTTGAGAAATCTAGGATGCTCCAAAATTAGTTGAGCATCACAGACTGGGAATCATTCCATTACTGGGAAAGTGACTATATGAACTCCCTCACTGTATCATACAAAATGTGTTCAGCATCAGATGGATGTGAAACAGAACCTGACAGTAAAATCGAGTTAGTTGGTATAAGGAAAGACTAGACTAGAACTGTTGAGTTGTCAGAAGCTCACCATGAAAGGAAACTCCTGGAGCCAGGCCTGGGGGTATTGTCTGCAAGTGAGGTCCTGGTGTCTGGGTTATCCTTGCAATTCATAAAAACTTTGCCGGACTAAATTTGTTAAATGGAACTATGGGTAATCCTAAAACACCTCTGTCAAAGGTACAAATATGTAACCTGACTAGAATAGGGATACCACGACCCAACACTGGAGCCAGAACTGGGTGTAATATCTGCAGGTGAATACCTGGAGACCAGGTCACCCGCATAAACTAGTTAATGTCAACCTGAAATAGTGATTATTGAGCCACCTTGTGGTCTCACCACCTGCAAGCCAGAAGCCGTAGGTCTGGTGCAGCGGGAGTTGGGTGGGAGGCAGTTGTTTGAACAACTTGATCTGTAGGTGGCCTTCTCAGTCTGCTGACACTGAAACCCTCACCAGGAACCCCAGGAATTTGacgaaaataaatgaatgaataaatgaatacctGTTGTAATAATTCCAGGTAAGCTGATGTAACATGTTTAGGACAATAATTGTTTCACATGATGGTATATTCTCATAAAACTCTCTGCAATCAGGAATACTACTGAATATAGGGGGTGTTCTTCAAAATTCCTGGAAAGCACTGCATACGTTTATgcgtttatggcatttgacattCTTCTTTCAGACTCAGATACCTCTATCAATTGATGATACAGATGGCCtgaacattaaatattaaataagtcCTCAAGCAGTTTGAACAGTTGAGGCTCCAATGTTTGTCTTCTCTTCGTGGacttgtgaatgaatgaatagctGTTTGTATGAGTGAGTAATGGAGCTAAAGTCTATGAGACAACCAGAGGAGATTGTCTAGTACACTTGCCAAGTTAGGACAAAACCATAGAAACCAATAAACAGAAGATATAGTAAATAAAGTGTATAGTACACAAAGTCTCTATAGAAACAGAAAACCTTCAAATCCGAGCCAGGAATTTCAGTCAGAAAAACATAATGAGACTCAACCTATGACCTAATATTCTAAGTAGGTGTGTTTTTCTTGTATTGGTGTGTATAAGGTTGTGTGAGGTTTTTTGTCAGTTATAATTGAGACGTGTGTCGACCCCAAGTGGTCTGACCTGCAGCACAGGTGGAACACTCTCTCGGGCCTTCCTTCCGACTCAGATTTCACGTGGATGATCTCGCACACTGCAGCACTGTCACCATCTGTAAGGCAAATACACACTATGCAACATCCACTTACCAACCATGTTAATAGAAACGCCTATAAacctgctcatttatgcaaCATGGGGGAATCAAAGCGATCTCAGGTTTGGTGTAGTGTACTTTCTTTGAGGCTTGTCTGCTCAATGTGTTGTAAAGCATCGCTATTTGAATTGCCTTTCTGGCCTCTCAGAGCAACCAGGCATTTTCTActaactgtttttgttttctgcactATTCTGCTTCAACTCCAGTGACTCTTgaatgtgtgaaaatcccaggaggtTTGaaatttctgaaatatttaaaccagcccatctggcactaGTGTTCATGCCGACCATTGCCACTTTGCTAAGTCACTGAGACTACATTTTTTTGCTAACCACATGATTTAGCATGAATGAGTAGATGTTCAGGTGTTTCTAATGAAGTTGCTGCTAAGTGTATTTACATTATACTTTAGTCATTTGTAGtgaaattacaaatatatatatatatatatatatatatatatatatatatatatatatatatatatatatatatatatatatatatgtgtgtatgtgtgtgtgtgtgtgtgttacctgcacCAGTCAGGGTTCGAACTTGAAGGGCATCAGTGGAGATCATATGACGGAAACGGAACGGATCTCTATCTTCGCCTGACACCGATGCCCGCTGTGATCCCCCCTGtgtgattgatggatggatggatggatagacagacagacagacagacagacagacagacagacagacagacaaatagttAGCAAACCTTATAAGATCTTATAATTTGCATTAATATTATGTTTCAGACTTgatgaaaatgacagaaaagaacaaacagagagaaagagggagaaaaagagagggagaaacgGGTATGACTCaccattttcttcttttgtttggAGCCGTCTttgcagacaaaaacaatggCTGTTTTAAACACTGAAAGCGAGAAGACAATTAAACAccaataatgaaaaaaactgTTACAGGAAGTAGCAGATACACAGATATATTCTTAtggttttacttttatatacactatatggtcaaaagtatgtggGCACCAAACCCAtggcattccacatttagtccctatttacagtaagagctccactcttctagaaagATGTTTCAATTACGGAtattatggagatttgtgtgattttattcAGCCactagggtgttagtaaagtcagtaggactgatgtaggtgaggtgaagaggcctggggtgcagtcagcgtttacattcatctcaaTAAGATTGAGATGAGAGTGCTAGAGCAGAAGGTCTTCCACTCAAAACCCCTGAAAAgcatatcatcatggagctggctttgtgcacaggggtattaaCATGCTGGAACACTTGAGAGTCTTCTCTAGTAAAGGTAAAACTTCACGCCATCCAAAGacttcctatacaattgtgtgtctccgtCTTTGTCGTAACATTTTgaggaataaaaacacatttagctatttgtctatatagtgtccatataaataaaaagtacacCTATAACAAGTATTATTATAGTAGGAGTGCGTGAGGTACCGAAGGTGGCGAGTTGAGGCTCCTTCTTCCATTTTCCCAGCGAGGATGGAGGATTGAGCCAGAGCAGTGTGGTGTGGAGCAAGAGATCTCCCATCGAAAGATCAGCTACCTGCAAGTACCGTCCTGTTACTCATCTTTCTGCAATAACACtattcacgtgtgtgtgtgtgtgtgtgtgtgtgtgtgtgtgtgtgtgtgtgtgtgtgagttcctgtgaattctctctctcgcttgctcTCACTcacgctcacaaacacacacacacacacacacacacacacacacacttacacacacatacacacatatacacacacacacacgaacctCTTTCTTGTTGCCGGTCTGTTCTGAGATGAGCTGGTCGAACACGGCACCAAATTCCTCGTGGAGCTTCTGCATCTCGTTAATATGGCTGGCAACTTTATTCATGGCCTTCACTGCCACTGTAaatgtgcacgcacacacacacacacacacacacacacactttcagattTCTGCACTTGTGGGGACCAAATATTCtttaacattctctctctcaattttgccatccatctctctctctcacacacacacacacacacacacacacacacacacttcaatacACCTTTCAATTTCTGGACTTGAGGGAACCAAGTATGCAACAAATGTGTCTTACAATCTCtctctgttttacacacacacacacacacacacacacacacacacacacacacatttagatttTCTGGACTTGTGGGAACCAAATATGCACCAGAACAAATGTGTCTCCcaacacattttctctctctcacacacactcactcactcacacactcaaacacacacacacacacacacacacacacacacacacaaacaaacactctCTCCAATACACTTTAAGATTTCTAGACTTGTGGGAACCAATTATGTGACAAATGTATCTCACAACACCTCCCCTTTtctcacaaccacacacacacacctatactggtttttatgtattaggtggactttgcctggtaaacaagttgtaccatggtttaaaggtacccacccttccccttgtgctacagtgatgctacaaatgtcaaaaaatctaatcagctctgaggaaaacaaatttcacttcagaattactttacacaaatttaaacaatttatataaagacctgacattatggttgtatatgaggacctgctcggaatgtcccgccttctgacaaaaatagtgtttgtaaggacatacgggctttatcaggacattggttttaacaatacacaaacaagacatcacacagtattgaagggacaggcatgttttattggccctctgacacacacaaacacagacttgacagcatggtgcactatcaagacatcagtgacttaaaagaacaagtcctttccttgtagttttcgggacttcttttagagtttttagtctctgcaaaaatattcataaacaaactaaccaaaaaacccattataaatgaaatctgataaccaagatgtttagatatttgaatgtttagtgcatagtgaaatctccaaaatgctcagtgttatataaagcttgcagagagctagatatacaaatgaattacataaagacacttaaaccaatttaaaatgaggaaaattgtaaagctaattacaatcctaataaatcccacccacgatcagctgccataataaagagctagtgttattcaatcactagtcataacggtataagatcataacgttatgcctggtgtgtacatttcttgatgggaactccaaagctttttctacgtcgctctgggaatgggagtttgctattgccataaatgtagatgggacatcgaaagaactcaattgtatcaatgagtgtatgcaaacataaccacagacagtaagtgaaagaggtatgatggcagaggtttgtttaggattataaatagcaaataaatgtgaataatgttaccttttgtaatataaattcttattgctaattaatatattgaaaaaagtgtcctgaaaaatcctgaaaaatcatAACCTAAAAAATGCAACGCATaaaccattttcctcttctggtgtccgattgcttcacatccctgtaaaaaagaaatcatcattgagtacattagcagtgtggactgacatattatggcgcatattaaacatggttagaacaggttagaaaacctactgatctgtgctggtgtcttcaggaagcatccaaattcgcagcatcagccccactctcagagtcacttccatcactagcatcaatgttgagtttatcttaaaagcagatgcaaaaattaatactactgtatgtttcgtttgtaactaaaagctcatcgatttgaataatcataacattaaagattttcaccaatttatcttgatgccttaatactagcctaattctacacaggacatatcaaggactcataattttacaatttaaatgcatacctttaatttcaaagctgaggtgataaaatagcaaggtttttgtatattctactgaacagtaatatgatatacaaattatcaatataaacctttgtcatattttctttttgttcaagaactgtttttgttattgtaagatactgttcagtacatatttaaaaacataaccaaaacaaatactcagtttataattatttaacagaatttcttatgacaaaaataatgtctatcaggcaaccttactttttttgtcttttcacaaagttcttttgaatcctgtttcttaggcttagattggccctttacaatggtaatctaaaatagacaaaactaaatgcttttatatggacctgtccagggatattttaatggctattacctccctttaggctggacacaaaccaattagattctcaaagcatttttgattttaaacatacatttagcttcactaacgtttcaaatttacgctcgcattccactgactatctgatgtacagacagcagtaaaatattggagttattccaaaaatcagacaatgtaagcctggctgtagcatcttcttaaccaggttaacacatttggactatcatttggacataattaacaatatataaatatttttttacttttcataatcttttggctctctattgatttgcacccatataattgacacccagcaatataataatacgcatgatgcattaactataatctatttgggtcacttttgttctcatgatatacaatcacccaggtcacatctgctatgtggtgcttctgtaacaaacccttacctctgagggataaggaagtacaatagtcagtaagtctacatctataagatgcaaatttaagagaaattaatttaataaagttaatggtgctcatacaataactttataaagtgaagtccctcgagaccaggtttctgtcagacactatacacacagctgatgatgtacattgactatcacattactacaaggtacaacaaatctgctatgtggcgcttctgtaacaaacccttacctctgagggataaggaagtacaatagtcagtaagtctacatctataagatgcaaatttaagagaaattaatttaataaagttaatggtgctcataaaataactttataaagtgaagtccctcgagaccaggtttctgtcagacactatacacacagctgcttatgtacattgacaacgtccccatatacccagtgtactgctaaaccatgtctgttccatatacactcagataaacactaaacatgtacatcactaaagccctgatataccatgtatttgtcaaacacacggacacactaatactcctttggtagaggactcttacatgatggtctatgcatgtccttattagacacagtgttctcataaaacaggtctcagccatacacactacatacacacagactaactcaatcctaaccccagcacctaaaactgcacacaaaatctcagtcattttgatctcaagacatggttcacagatagtgttcacccatccagtcaatctctcccagtgactaagagagacaatacgtactgataaaaacatactaaaacaatgcaaagtacctgcaacattttgggaataaataatcagaatatgatttttataaattaccttttctcactcttctcctggatcagcagcctccaactcatctactgcagtaacctctaatgttttcagctacattctaaaaacagaaacaagagatctttctcacatttgttataaacattaagtagccctagaatgtatttgatacttaagtcacattttaatgcaattaattttactgcattagcaaccatatcaaaccaagacattaatttcaaaagatacataaaactaagttttacacaaaacatttaatttaaaacagattggtatgtttagaaatatttaaaaaaaaagcatttggatcaccagcaattgtattattaacaatcgcaaacaaggtcttagtatttagtccgacatactaggttttgcagaactgctagttctacaaatgactatgcataaaactgtttctgtgaaaattcgtagtttccaccaagattgaatcaacaaatattccttttatttttattagagcaacaacaatctgccacttcctttactattgcattttacagatactctataaggtctatgtcaggcttttggggtgattttaagtgcactgtatatacagtacattagcaaagcacactgtatatatggtatattatttacacccagcaagaacattgctgccttaactatactataatatttgggtcacttttgttctcatgatatacaatcacccaggtcacatctgctatttggtgcttctgtaacaaacccttacctctgagggataaggaagtacaatagtcagtaagtctacatctataagatgcaaatttaagagaaattaatttaataaagttaatggtgctcatacaataactttataaagtgaagtccctcgagaccaggtttctgtcagacactatacacacagctgctgatgtacattgactatcacattactacaaggtacaacaaatctgctatgtggtgcttctgtaacaaacccttacctctgagggatgaggaagtacaatagtcagtaagtctacatctataagatgcaaatttaagagaaattaatttaataaagtatatggtgcttatacaataactttataaagtgaagtccctcgagaccaggtttctgtcagacactatacacacagctgcttatgtacattgactatcacattacaacaacgtccccatatacccagtgtactgctaaaccatgtctgttacatacacacgccaataaacacaaaacacatgtaaatcactaaagccctgatatacaatgaaacaggtctcaggcatacacactacatacagatttataaaatataataagagctcaatataatttcacaactgtaaaaaaaaatatatattacctgtttactgtgttcgatgattgccagagtgtctgctgttgcgaggttaaagaggtctccctcatcaaaagggactgaactgaatactccacactctgaataagaaaaaatgaaatattaatccagtcgtgaacttcacaccagttttatcctaatgccctgtctgttaatgaaagcagtctaggtcaaaaggaacataggatggcatgtgtgaatggacccttacctttatctgaatttatatatttccaggtttgtctttcccagcagatgtgtaatactccgcctcctgctttggatgttcttttctccttctgcgcttcatctcagccatgttaaaatgatgctgttcttccccacagaaatgagtgtttatttaagttgaaaccttaaattgttaatataagtggtgtttatgtaaaacatgtccagtgatagagcatgggacaatgctgaggagagctgggatttaaactctccatcacactgacactcaaagatatcagacttctgatgtgttcattctgctttacttctgactacagtattactgagttatgagtgaagagtatcaggggttatttacaccctcacagtgatacagcagtgtttacacactgtaccatcatctctctcacactcagaccctcaccaccgctccaaactcagccatgtaactcccgcgccgcacgcactcagctgtttccggtcgcacgcgctaaccggaagtgatgttctagtgacattaaatagcatacagccttataataaacaaaataataacaattaaaagcagttctgagtagtttgtaagcagtccgggtgctgtgtgtacaacagctcaccttacaacactgcacgcgctaaccggaagtgatgttctagcgacattaaatagcatacagccttataataaataaaataattaaaagcagttctgagtagtttataagcagtccgggtgctgtatgcccagcagctcaccttacaacactgcacgcgctctgtGGCCGGAGCGAACGCGTTTAAAGAGCCGCGAGGATGCGCGCGGCTATCAGCTAGCGgctatcagcactgactattattagctagcatccatgctaacatacagacatttccccttcattttaattcggccaaacgcactaaacccaaatttatacagtgcgcattcggtacaagatttatcagttattagttattcaactcaggttttaaaactaaccattgataatgttgctaactagccagctttaatttatgccttcttaaggctaaattcaccccaatctccagattccaatgaaatatttcttacaacattaatttacaacaaggaaccga
The DNA window shown above is from Silurus meridionalis isolate SWU-2019-XX chromosome 12, ASM1480568v1, whole genome shotgun sequence and carries:
- the tiam1b gene encoding rho guanine nucleotide exchange factor TIAM1 isoform X3, which translates into the protein MKPSPEAASSPSSSSLPRQLSDADKLRKVICELVETERTYVKDLNCLIGRYLTPLQKESFLTQDELDVLFGNLQEMLEFQVEFLRTLEDGTRLVPDLEKLERVDQFKKVLFSLGGSFLYYADRFKIYSAFCASHTKVPKVLVKAKTDPDFKAFLNERNPKQQHSSTLESYLIKPIQRVLKYPLLLRELYTLTDPESEEHYHLDVAVKAMNKVASHINEMQKLHEEFGAVFDQLISEQTGNKKEVADLSMGDLLLHTTLLWLNPPSSLGKWKKEPQLATFVFKTAIVFVCKDGSKQKKKMGGSQRASVSGEDRDPFRFRHMISTDALQVRTLTGADGDSAAVCEIIHVKSESEGRPERVFHLCCSSPESKKDFLKTVHSILRDKQRRQLLKTESLPPSQQYVPFGGKRLCALKGARPTMNRAASAPTRTLGRRKLVRNRFTIDTDIVFDTDADSPDSQTSLQPGDTDRWVEEQFDLQRYEEQEQAKETNVLSDADGDGDDEDISQELEGPVSTMSLEDDEEETKTESKDCKTQHALKLSHLGKQCAMSVASVDEQSVVADEDVWVRREMSSTDIDTQNESQS
- the tiam1b gene encoding rho guanine nucleotide exchange factor TIAM1 isoform X2 — protein: MSVLKRNRHSKRSSESIYDMLHLSTEQVAAFCRSLHEMKPSPEAASSPSSSSLPRQLSDADKLRKVICELVETERTYVKDLNCLIGRYLTPLQKESFLTQDELDVLFGNLQEMLEFQVEFLRTLEDGTRLVPDLEKLERVDQFKKVLFSLGGSFLYYADRFKIYSAFCASHTKVPKVLVKAKTDPDFKAFLNERNPKQQHSSTLESYLIKPIQRVLKYPLLLRELYTLTDPESEEHYHLDVAVKAMNKVASHINEMQKLHEEFGAVFDQLISEQTGNKKEVADLSMGDLLLHTTLLWLNPPSSLGKWKKEPQLATFVFKTAIVFVCKDGSKQKKKMGGSQRASVSGEDRDPFRFRHMISTDALQVRTLTGADGDSAAVCEIIHVKSESEGRPERVFHLCCSSPESKKDFLKTVHSILRDKQRRQLLKTESLPPSQQYVPFGGKRLCALKGARPTMNRAASAPTRTLGRRKLVRNRFTIDTDIVFDTDADSPDSQTSLQPGDTDRWVEEQFDLQRYEEQEQAKETNVLSDADGDGDDEDISQELEGPVSTMSLEDDEEETKTESKDCKTQHALKLSHLGKQCAMSVASVDEQSVVADEDVWVRREMSSTDIDTQNESQS